From the Xylella fastidiosa genome, the window AAGGGCTTGTGCGGTGCGTACAGGTCCATTGTCAGGGCACGTGTGTGATCGGGGCATCAAGCAGGTGTGGTAGTCGGCTGCCGTAATCACGGCGCATGATCCGGCTCCCTAATGGGGTGCTCAAGATGTTCTGTACCGATTGGCGCAGGTGGTCGATGCCATCAAGCGGCTTTCCGGTGTGCATGTTCATTCCGCGCATGCTCAGCAGCTTGGGGGGACTCACTGGGCGGTGTCCTGTGGCGGGTTTTCCGAAGGCTCAATGCACTTGGCAATGACGCAGAGTGAGTGCCTTGGAATTATTGAGCTACAATGTAGCTCATTCCTCACTGGGTATCGAAGGATCGCACTATGTCTGCAAACGCAGTTGTCCGTGCCCGCGTTGACGCGCACATCAAAGAAGAAGCATCAACCGTGCTGGCGACGATGGGCCTAAGCGTGTCTGATGCGTTCCGTATGATGCTGACCCGCATTGCCCGCGAGAAGGCGCTGCCGTTCGAGCCGCTGGTGCCGAACGAAACTACCATCGCAGCCATGCGTGAAGCCCGTGCTGGTCACCTCAAGAGCTTTGATAGTAT encodes:
- a CDS encoding GPW/gp25 family protein — translated: MSPPKLLSMRGMNMHTGKPLDGIDHLRQSVQNILSTPLGSRIMRRDYGSRLPHLLDAPITHVP
- a CDS encoding type II toxin-antitoxin system RelB/DinJ family antitoxin codes for the protein MSANAVVRARVDAHIKEEASTVLATMGLSVSDAFRMMLTRIAREKALPFEPLVPNETTIAAMREARAGHLKSFDSIEALMADLHAED